The DNA window TGATAATATCAGAGTGGATGGGTTATATGCTTCTCTATGAGGTTCATTCTTTTATATGGTTGTTTTTTGCGTCACAATTTGATATTCTCTTATCTTCCCTAGTTCTATCTTCTTCTGATTTCTCTAGTTCTGTTTTTGTCTGATCTGCAGAGTATGCTGCCTAGTGTCCTGTTTGCAAGGGATAAATGGCTTAAACCTGGTGGTCTTATCCTTCCATCTCATGCTACGGTATATAATTATCacatgtcattttatttctcatgcATGTGCATATAAAATAAGATAGacctagagaaaaaaaatcctactttTGCAACCAATATCTTACCTATCTTACATGTGCATACAAATTACAGAACAGTTCTAAGCCTTGGCACAAATTGCAGAACAGTTCTAAGCCTGATTAACTATGTATCCTTCTTTTCGATAGCTCTTCATGGCACCCATAACAAATTCTGAGAGGTATGAAGGAAGTGTTGATTTCTGGTCTGATGTCTATGGCATAAATAGTAAGTTActattgttttgttattagagcCGCATTATGCATCACATTCACCATCTCATGTTGGATGCTGATTTTTGCACACTATAACTTGATTTCGTGCTTGTACTGCTACAGTGTCTGCACTTGTGCCACTTGCCAAAAAGTTTACATCGGAGGAGCCCTCCATTGAAATAATCGGTGGAGAGAATGTTTTGAGCTGGCCATTTGTGGTGAGTCTTCACAAGACTGTTGTGGATAATACTTTTCAAATAAATAACCATATTTACCTGTTGAGGCTTATTAACTTCTTTATGTCTACTTACAGGTCAAACACATAGATTGCTACACTTTTAAGGCCGAGGAGCTCAAATCTATCACAACTAAATACAAAGTTTCATCCATGATGTTAGGTGAATCGTCTCTTTTCCTGTATAATCTTATTCCTGATGCCGAATCTGCTATTTGACTCGAATCTATAAAATCTTCTTCAATCTTCATCCACATACAGTTTATCATATGAAACATCAATGCTCAGCTGCATTTTTCAATGTTTATTCAGTTCTGAAACTACTGCTCGGTCTTTGATTGCTCATCTTTCTGTTTACACACCATACATATCCTATCTTAATTTGCTGATAGAAAATATCTTCCATGTGAAGCTCCCATTCATGGCTTTGGTTTATGGTTTGAAGTGGAGTTCAATGGCCCTTCAAATCCCACAGACAAATCTCCTTCCGATTTGAATCCACTCGATGTTATTCGTAAGAAAAGGCGCCGAGGATCAGAAGATCCAGTGGTGCTATCCACAGCCCCAGAGGATGAGCCAACTCATTGGCATCaggttctgatttctgaaaatGGTGTTATCCTTAATTGATCTATTCAATATATTACGCTATTCCTGCTCTTCTTGGTGTAAATGTGTAATATGGTCATTTCTTGTTCTGCAGACTATTCTGTACTTCCCTGATCCTATAGAGGTGAAACAAGACCAAATTATAGAAGGCTCTGTAAAAGTGTCTCAGAGTGAGGAAAACCCACGTTTTCTGAATATTCAACTAGATTGCACGTAAGTTCTTACTAGAGATTGCTATTTTGTCGTCCGGCTCAACACAGTTGCTCGATAGATGTTATAATCTTGTAGTTACATGGATTCAGATTTAGCCAAGCTACACAAGCACTCTGAATTCCTTATAGCATGCTCTGTTTTGAATTTTGTCCATGGTGTCAGGATGTGAATTATGCTGCCCATATGGGCGATTGAAATTTGCAAGGATGATAAATTGCATACATTGCCTGCTTGTGCCTCTAGCTGATCATTTTGTTGGATTCTGATATAGAAGTCCCTGTTTCCTAGCAAGTTCGAATTTACATTTGTGTAGTACTATAACTTGATTTAGTTCATTTTGAGCTTTGGTGCAAGTTTTGTTTTAAGCAGCTGTCCTGCTGTATGTATATTCTAACTTGGTACAAGTTTTGTTTGTGAATGAAAGTTATATAATTTCTCGCTTTCCCTCTCTGACGCTATGTTTGTGTACAACAGCACGGGAGGCCAAACATCGGTGAAAGATTATGCCATGCGATGAATGGTGTTCTTAGTTTGCTGATCTGGATTCCCCGACTTCTGATGGTAAGATCCTACAACTTGCAAGAGGGTCTCTTCCAGCAATCACGAACTGAGGTCATTGGCAATTGATGCTGAATTGTTGTATGCATGTTGATAACAGTAACGAGAATTCCTCCACTTATTTTCTTTCCTTTATTCTTTTGAGTTTTTCCttgtgtttattttttctagttttcactGGAGATGTAGATGAACCGAGAATGCAAATTTTCGGTTTAAGTGCAGTGGAGATAGGATTGCATTATTTCAGTTTGTCGAATGCTTTAGTTTTGTGGATGCTTTTTCGTTGTTATCTTGTCTGACTTTGATGTGCTTAACTCCGATTCTCCGTGTCAGCAGTCAGGATGAGAGATAAGGGTAAAGTGAGAAGATGTGAAAAATGGAGACGAGCTGTTTTTCTCTTGAACCAAAAAGGCTACAGCATAACCTTTGCCTGCTGTGACATTGAGCTTTTACTTTCTTGAGACGCTTGTACTTTAGTCATTGCGACAGCCTGCACAAAGtgagcctcttttttttttggttggtggTGTTCCAGCTCAAAGCGACCAATGTGGTTGAATTGGACCTTTTGGTTTCACCCAATCGTGAAGCAGGATGTAGACTTAAGATTTTCTGTCAGATAGATTGACTTAATGAATCTCGTGATATTCTTCTTTCGCTGCAGTAATAAACTATAGTTAACGTGCCTGTAGATTAAAGCTGCTGTAGCCATCGTAAACTTTAACCCCTTGAATTCTTACTTCCCGGTGTTGACTGGTGAGTGCTGACAGTCAGGTGCTTTGAGCGTGCAGTCGTGCGTGTGTTCACGTGGATGCGACTGACACTGGTCTTAATTTACTAATCTTTTCCCTGACACTGCTCTGTTTGAAGTTTCCAGATAAATTATGTTAAGCGTGATCTTACGTGTGCATCATTTCCCGCAGCAAATGGCTGCTAGCGTTGTCTCCACATCTGCACaggccacaagcccacaacaGGTCAGGTTGAAATGCAAAAGCTGATGTGCTACATTATTGTTCCCAGGACATCACCCCTAACGCAAGCAAAGCTAACAAACTTGTTACATTTGTCTGCACCAGGGGCTGTATTATCATGCATACAGATACAGTGGTAGAACTGAACCTGTCACCAACTCACCATGCATGGTTAACTCATCATTCTTCCAACTTGCATGCATTGCACAGTTGCAGTACATATTACAGTACTTGGCCATTTGACAAGTTCAGAACTTCAGGAAAGGCCTAATAGCTGCACTTTCTCTGgacaatacttcctccgtttcataatgtaagtgattctagcattttccccattcatattaatgttaatgaatctagatagatatatatgtctagattcattaatatcaatatgaatgtgggaaatgctagaatgactttcattgtgaaacggagggagtagtatctaTCTATACATAATATGTACGGTCATACTCCGTATGTGCCCATACTTGGCAAGCACGTGTGTGCCACTCGAGGGGTATACGTGCTACATGTGGAGTAGTAAAGTATACGTACTTGGTAGCCTGATAGCGAGTACGAGTAGTGTACTGCTTATATATACTTCTAGCATGTATTGGGTCCGAAGCCGACGTATCCGTTGGCGGAGTCGACGGTGATCTGGATCCCTTCCTGCTGTATGTTCCCCAGGATGGAGatccccgacgacgacggcgcgaacGCCAGGCAGAACacggcgccgccgacctccaCCAG is part of the Oryza glaberrima chromosome 4, OglaRS2, whole genome shotgun sequence genome and encodes:
- the LOC127770079 gene encoding probable protein arginine N-methyltransferase 6.1, whose amino-acid sequence is MLPSHLNGHSPLARRRPRLSAASPPATGDSDAAAAAADAPLAEHDRIYFQSYSHIGIHEAMIKDRVRTDAYRSAIMHHQKFIEGKVVMDVGCGTGILSVFCARAGAKRVYAVEASEMATQAREIVKANNLDDKVVVVHGRVEDVEVEDKVDVIISEWMGYMLLYESMLPSVLFARDKWLKPGGLILPSHATLFMAPITNSERYEGSVDFWSDVYGINMSALVPLAKKFTSEEPSIEIIGGENVLSWPFVVKHIDCYTFKAEELKSITTKYKVSSMMLAPIHGFGLWFEVEFNGPSNPTDKSPSDLNPLDVIRKKRRRGSEDPVVLSTAPEDEPTHWHQTILYFPDPIEVKQDQIIEGSVKVSQSEENPRFLNIQLDCTTGGQTSVKDYAMR